A window from Cryobacterium sp. SO1 encodes these proteins:
- a CDS encoding TetR/AcrR family transcriptional regulator — protein sequence MTTSARPPQDASQPRRRDARQNRERLIDEARSLIAEHGVDASLEEIARRADVGVATLYRNFPTRDDLVRALYDIALAELFAVRGEIEAAPTAWAGVVLYTERLAEWLVADPSLPPILKRMATIDPTARPSVEFESFIAALVSRAKKDGDLRPDVDSMDLAVLVTMIGSLGTLGGGYSGQWRRQLSLVLDGLRMPEKTRPKLPGRPLSVKEFQATVHGLTRRAKRAARGSRAAR from the coding sequence ATGACTACCTCTGCCCGGCCCCCGCAGGACGCGTCTCAACCGCGGCGCCGCGACGCCCGGCAGAATCGTGAACGTCTCATCGACGAGGCGCGCAGCCTGATCGCGGAGCACGGCGTTGACGCCTCGCTCGAAGAGATCGCCCGCCGCGCCGATGTGGGAGTGGCCACCCTGTACCGCAACTTCCCCACCCGCGACGACCTTGTGCGGGCGCTCTACGACATAGCGCTCGCGGAGCTGTTCGCGGTGCGCGGCGAGATCGAGGCGGCGCCCACTGCGTGGGCAGGCGTGGTGCTGTACACCGAACGCCTCGCCGAATGGCTCGTCGCCGACCCGTCGTTGCCGCCGATCCTCAAGCGGATGGCCACCATCGACCCCACCGCCCGGCCGTCGGTGGAGTTCGAGAGTTTCATCGCCGCGCTCGTGTCGCGGGCGAAGAAAGACGGCGACCTGCGCCCGGACGTGGACTCGATGGACCTCGCCGTCCTCGTCACCATGATCGGGTCGCTGGGTACCCTGGGCGGCGGCTACAGCGGCCAGTGGCGCCGGCAGCTCTCCCTGGTGCTCGACGGCCTACGGATGCCCGAGAAGACCCGGCCCAAGCTGCCCGGCCGGCCTCTGAGCGTCAAGGAGTTCCAGGCCACGGTGCATGGCCTCACCCGCCGCGCCAAGCGCGCCGCCCGCGGCTCCCGCGCCGCCCGCTGA
- a CDS encoding amidohydrolase family protein, with protein MTVVLPGFLDAHVHLALIDPARLAAGGIGRVLDLGGWTPAADELGDYASGDRPETRFAGQFVGAPGGYPSRQAWAPAGSACPVAAPADAAEAVHRQAEAGASVIKVTLNSAAGPVLTADTLLAIVTAAHARMLPVAAHTEGAGQAAAAFDAGVDLLAHTPFSERLSDALLGSMAGRTTWISTLDIHGWGEPTAAFHVASDNLSRFHAAGGRVLYGTDLGNGPLPVGLNRREIAALVACGLSPDDVLAALTADFPGRPGAASVDAASGTRPDRAGTVTVVPGDRPADSDDPAGFINWLLSAHAQPAHALPAHAQPNHALPAHEQPARALPRPDLEDLRS; from the coding sequence ATGACGGTCGTGCTGCCCGGGTTCCTGGACGCGCACGTGCACCTCGCCCTGATCGACCCGGCACGCCTGGCCGCCGGTGGCATCGGCCGGGTGCTCGACCTGGGCGGGTGGACCCCCGCCGCCGACGAGTTGGGCGACTACGCGTCCGGGGATCGTCCAGAGACCCGGTTCGCCGGCCAGTTCGTTGGCGCCCCCGGCGGGTATCCGAGCCGGCAGGCCTGGGCCCCAGCGGGCAGCGCCTGCCCGGTGGCGGCGCCCGCCGATGCCGCTGAGGCCGTGCACCGCCAGGCCGAGGCCGGCGCCTCGGTAATCAAGGTGACGCTCAACTCCGCGGCCGGTCCAGTGCTCACGGCCGACACCCTTCTGGCCATCGTGACGGCGGCGCACGCGCGGATGCTGCCCGTCGCCGCCCACACCGAGGGCGCCGGCCAGGCGGCGGCCGCGTTCGACGCCGGGGTCGACCTGCTCGCGCACACGCCGTTCTCCGAGCGCCTGTCCGATGCGCTGCTCGGCTCGATGGCCGGCCGGACCACCTGGATCAGCACGCTGGACATCCATGGCTGGGGTGAGCCGACCGCGGCATTCCACGTGGCCAGCGACAACCTTTCCCGGTTCCACGCTGCGGGCGGCCGGGTGCTCTACGGCACCGACCTCGGCAACGGACCGCTGCCGGTGGGGCTCAACCGACGGGAGATCGCGGCGCTGGTGGCCTGCGGCCTTTCCCCCGACGACGTGCTCGCCGCGCTGACCGCGGACTTCCCGGGCCGGCCGGGCGCGGCATCCGTCGACGCGGCATCCGGCACCCGCCCCGACCGGGCCGGGACGGTTACCGTTGTACCCGGCGACCGTCCCGCCGACTCCGACGATCCGGCCGGTTTCATCAACTGGCTACTCTCCGCCCACGCACAGCCCGCCCACGCACTGCCCGCCCACGCACAGCCCAACCATGCACTGCCCGCTCACGAACAGCCAGCCCGCGCCCTCCCCCGGCCCGACCTCGAGGACCTCCGATCATGA
- a CDS encoding kynureninase — protein MTQHDTTVADGLDAHLAFARRMDRIDGLAHCRRRFVGLDDTTVDADPDAPSIVYLDGNSLGRPTIASVERITEFLGTAWGTRLIRGWDDEWMQLPLTIGDALGRAALGAAPGQVYIGDSTTVTLYKLARAAVDSLPARSEIVLDTDNFPTDRYVLAGIAAERGLTLRWIESSTTAGVTVDQVRAVVGPQTALVVLSHVAYRSGFLADVPSITAAVHEAGALVLWDLCHSAGSVPVNLDLDGVDLAVGCSYKYLNGGPGAPAYGYVHAELQPDLSQPIQGWMGAADVFAMGPEYVPAAGIRRFMSGTPAIVGMLAMQDTIAMIDEVGIDAVRAKSVALTEFALELVDAWLAPLGVTVASPREHTHRGGHVTVNHPAMRQVTRILWEHDVIPDFRAPEGLRIGLSPLSTSFVETYQGVAAVRDVLRGILLGQAGLAPAAGESAGL, from the coding sequence ATGACCCAGCACGACACCACCGTCGCCGACGGCCTTGACGCCCACCTCGCCTTCGCCCGGCGGATGGACCGCATCGACGGCCTCGCCCACTGCCGCCGCCGGTTCGTGGGCCTGGATGACACCACCGTGGACGCCGATCCGGATGCGCCGTCGATCGTGTACCTCGACGGCAATTCGCTCGGCCGCCCCACCATCGCCAGCGTGGAGCGCATCACCGAGTTCCTCGGCACAGCTTGGGGCACCCGGCTGATCCGCGGCTGGGACGACGAATGGATGCAGTTGCCGCTGACCATCGGCGATGCCCTCGGCCGCGCTGCGCTCGGCGCAGCCCCCGGCCAGGTGTACATCGGCGACTCCACCACCGTGACCCTGTACAAGCTCGCCCGGGCCGCCGTGGACTCGCTGCCGGCCCGCAGCGAGATCGTGCTCGACACCGACAACTTCCCCACCGACCGGTACGTGTTGGCCGGCATCGCCGCCGAACGCGGCCTCACCCTGCGCTGGATCGAGTCGAGCACTACAGCCGGCGTCACCGTCGACCAGGTGCGCGCCGTCGTGGGCCCGCAGACCGCGCTCGTGGTGCTCAGCCACGTGGCCTACCGCTCCGGGTTCCTCGCCGATGTGCCGTCGATCACCGCCGCCGTGCACGAGGCCGGCGCGCTGGTGCTCTGGGACCTCTGTCACTCGGCCGGCTCGGTGCCGGTGAACCTCGACCTCGACGGCGTCGACCTGGCCGTGGGCTGCAGCTACAAGTACCTCAACGGCGGCCCGGGCGCCCCGGCGTACGGCTACGTGCATGCCGAGCTGCAACCCGATCTGTCCCAGCCGATCCAGGGGTGGATGGGCGCCGCCGACGTGTTCGCGATGGGGCCGGAGTATGTGCCGGCCGCGGGCATCCGCCGGTTCATGAGCGGCACCCCGGCGATCGTGGGCATGCTCGCCATGCAGGACACGATCGCCATGATCGACGAGGTGGGCATCGATGCGGTGCGGGCCAAGTCGGTGGCGCTGACCGAGTTCGCGCTGGAGCTGGTGGATGCCTGGCTGGCGCCGCTGGGCGTGACCGTGGCCTCCCCGCGCGAGCACACCCACCGCGGCGGCCACGTCACCGTGAATCACCCGGCCATGAGGCAGGTCACCCGGATCCTCTGGGAGCACGACGTGATCCCCGACTTCCGCGCGCCGGAGGGCCTGCGAATCGGGCTGTCGCCGCTGAGCACCAGCTTCGTGGAGACCTACCAGGGCGTCGCGGCCGTGCGGGACGTGCTGCGCGGCATCCTGCTCGGCCAGGCCGGTCTCGCCCCCGCCGCCGGGGAGAGCGCGGGCCTGTAG
- the purS gene encoding phosphoribosylformylglycinamidine synthase subunit PurS: MPTIVVEVMPKAELLDPQGKAVAGALRRLGKTEFTGVRVGKRFELTVDGPADAALLADVRELADSVLSNSVIEDVTDVYVLEVAAGETH; encoded by the coding sequence ATGCCAACCATCGTCGTAGAAGTTATGCCCAAGGCAGAACTGCTCGATCCCCAGGGCAAGGCCGTCGCCGGCGCCCTCCGCCGCCTCGGCAAGACCGAGTTCACCGGCGTGCGCGTCGGCAAGCGATTCGAACTCACCGTTGACGGGCCAGCGGACGCTGCGCTGCTCGCCGACGTGCGGGAGCTCGCCGACAGCGTGCTCTCCAACTCCGTGATCGAGGACGTGACCGACGTCTACGTGCTCGAGGTCGCCGCCGGGGAAACGCACTGA
- the purQ gene encoding phosphoribosylformylglycinamidine synthase subunit PurQ has translation MRIGVVTFPGSLDDRDAQRAIRLAGADPVVLWHGEHDLHGVDALVLPGGFSYGDYLRAGAIASLSPIMAEVIDAANQGMPVLGICNGFQMLTEAHLLEGGLIRNEAGAFICRDQRLRIENNSTDWTGGFADKQEITIPLKNGEGGFIASTETLARLEGEGRVIARYLDVNPNGSLNDIAGVTNARGNVVGLMPHPEHAVEPGFGPDTAAAMRSGVDGLAFFTSVIDRALVNA, from the coding sequence ATGCGCATCGGCGTCGTCACCTTCCCGGGCTCGCTCGACGACCGCGACGCCCAGCGCGCCATCCGCCTGGCCGGCGCAGACCCGGTGGTCCTCTGGCACGGCGAGCACGACCTGCACGGCGTGGACGCGCTCGTACTGCCCGGCGGCTTCAGCTACGGCGACTACCTACGCGCCGGCGCCATCGCCAGCCTCTCGCCGATCATGGCCGAGGTCATCGACGCCGCCAACCAGGGGATGCCCGTGCTCGGCATCTGCAACGGCTTCCAGATGCTCACCGAAGCGCACCTGCTCGAGGGCGGGCTCATTCGCAACGAGGCCGGCGCGTTCATCTGCCGCGACCAGCGCCTGCGCATCGAGAACAACTCCACGGACTGGACCGGCGGCTTCGCCGACAAGCAGGAGATCACCATCCCGCTGAAGAACGGCGAGGGCGGCTTCATCGCCTCGACCGAGACCCTGGCTCGCCTCGAGGGTGAGGGCCGGGTCATCGCCCGCTACCTCGACGTGAACCCGAACGGCTCGCTGAACGACATCGCCGGTGTCACCAATGCCCGCGGCAACGTCGTGGGCCTGATGCCGCACCCCGAGCACGCCGTGGAGCCGGGCTTCGGGCCCGACACGGCTGCCGCCATGCGCAGCGGCGTGGATGGGCTCGCGTTCTTCACCTCGGTGATCGATCGCGCGCTGGTCAACGCGTAG
- a CDS encoding DUF3817 domain-containing protein — protein MEFSPVSPRLLYRILSIAEAITWTILITAMLLKYVLLPGDFGDGAVRVGGFVHGLVFLAYGITAVLVGVNQHWRPRLMLLAVTTAVVPYATIPFDRWLERRTLLDGAWRREATDDPRDHTVVSRLLRFGLARPVLLASVLVVGLVAVFTTLLVMGPPGGES, from the coding sequence ATGGAGTTCTCCCCCGTGTCTCCCCGCCTGCTCTACCGCATCCTGTCCATCGCCGAGGCGATCACCTGGACCATCCTGATCACCGCGATGCTGCTCAAGTACGTGCTCCTCCCCGGCGACTTCGGGGACGGCGCGGTGCGGGTGGGCGGCTTCGTGCACGGACTGGTGTTCCTGGCTTACGGGATCACCGCGGTGCTCGTGGGCGTCAACCAGCACTGGCGGCCCCGGCTGATGCTCCTGGCCGTGACCACCGCCGTGGTGCCCTACGCCACGATCCCCTTCGACCGCTGGCTCGAGCGACGCACGCTGCTCGACGGCGCCTGGCGCCGGGAGGCCACGGACGACCCCCGGGACCACACCGTGGTGAGCCGGCTGCTGCGGTTCGGCCTGGCGCGGCCTGTGCTGCTGGCATCCGTGCTGGTGGTCGGCTTGGTCGCCGTGTTCACGACGCTGCTCGTGATGGGCCCGCCCGGCGGCGAGAGCTAA
- the purL gene encoding phosphoribosylformylglycinamidine synthase subunit PurL has product MTAVSNTSSRGVADTVTNAINTPDKEQPYAALGLTPGEYAEIRTILGRRPTSGELAMYSVMWSEHCSYKSSKKYLRQFGDKVSPAMKKNLMVGMGENAGVLDVGEGWAVTFKIESHNHPSYIEPFQGAATGVGGIVRDIISMGARPVAVMDALRFGDINDPDTARVVHGVVSGISFYGNCLGLPNIGGETWFDSVYQGNPLVNALSVGVLRHEDLHLANASGAGNKVVLFGARTGGDGIGGASILASDTFSEGGPTKRPAVQVGDPFAEKVLIECCLELYREKLVEGIQDLGAAGISCATSELASNGDGGMYIQLEKVLLRDPSLTAEEILMSESQERMMAVVTPEKLAGFLTVVQKWDVETSVLGEVTDSGRLIIDFHGEEIVNVDPRTVAVDGPVYDRPVAYPTWIDALQADSASALPRATDAQTLQEQFLALLGSPNLADPSWITDQYDRYVMGNTALSFPDDAGMIRIDEESGLGFVISTDANGRYCQLDPYRGAQLALAEAYRNVAVTGAVPVGISDCLNFGSPENPEVMWQFSQAVEGLADGCLELEIPVTGGNVSFYNQTGDQPIHPTPVVAVLGVIDDVARRVPSGWQDDGHNIYLLGITREELDGSAWSAVVHDHLGGLPPIVDLGREADLAGLLHAASIEALIDSAHDLSTGGLAQALAEAVLRFGVGARVWLGDILERDGVDASVALFSESTGRVLVSVPREDDVKFLGLCEGRDYPVLRIGVTDATAPVLEIQDYFTVPLTELQSRHRSTLPNAFA; this is encoded by the coding sequence GTGACCGCTGTTTCCAACACATCCTCCCGCGGCGTCGCTGACACCGTGACCAACGCGATCAACACTCCCGACAAGGAGCAGCCGTACGCTGCCCTCGGGTTGACGCCCGGCGAATACGCCGAGATCCGCACCATCCTGGGCCGCCGGCCCACGAGCGGTGAGCTCGCCATGTACTCGGTGATGTGGAGCGAGCACTGCTCCTACAAGAGCTCGAAGAAGTACCTGCGCCAGTTCGGCGACAAGGTCTCCCCCGCCATGAAGAAGAACCTGATGGTGGGCATGGGCGAGAACGCCGGTGTGCTCGACGTGGGCGAGGGCTGGGCCGTCACCTTCAAGATCGAGTCGCACAACCACCCCTCCTACATCGAGCCGTTCCAGGGCGCCGCGACCGGCGTCGGCGGCATCGTGCGCGACATCATCTCGATGGGCGCCCGCCCGGTCGCCGTGATGGATGCGCTGCGTTTTGGCGACATCAACGACCCCGACACCGCCCGGGTCGTGCACGGTGTGGTCTCGGGCATCAGCTTCTACGGCAACTGCCTGGGCCTGCCCAACATCGGCGGCGAGACCTGGTTCGACTCCGTCTACCAGGGCAACCCGCTGGTCAATGCGCTCTCCGTCGGCGTGCTGCGCCACGAGGACCTGCACCTGGCCAACGCCTCGGGCGCCGGCAACAAGGTGGTGCTCTTCGGAGCCCGCACCGGCGGCGACGGCATCGGCGGCGCATCCATTCTGGCCTCGGACACGTTCAGCGAGGGCGGCCCGACCAAGCGCCCTGCCGTGCAGGTGGGCGACCCGTTCGCCGAGAAGGTGCTCATCGAGTGCTGCCTCGAGCTGTACCGCGAAAAGCTCGTCGAGGGCATCCAGGACCTGGGCGCCGCGGGGATCTCCTGCGCCACCAGCGAGTTGGCCTCCAACGGCGACGGCGGCATGTACATCCAGCTGGAGAAGGTGCTGCTGCGCGACCCCTCACTCACCGCCGAAGAGATTCTGATGAGCGAGAGCCAGGAACGCATGATGGCCGTCGTCACGCCGGAGAAGCTCGCCGGCTTCCTCACCGTGGTTCAGAAGTGGGACGTGGAGACCAGCGTGCTCGGCGAGGTCACCGACTCCGGCCGCCTGATCATCGACTTCCACGGCGAAGAGATCGTCAACGTCGACCCGCGCACCGTCGCCGTCGACGGACCGGTCTACGACCGCCCAGTGGCCTACCCCACCTGGATCGACGCCCTGCAGGCCGACTCCGCCTCCGCGCTGCCCCGGGCGACGGATGCCCAGACGCTGCAGGAGCAGTTCCTCGCGTTGCTCGGCTCGCCCAACCTGGCGGACCCGAGCTGGATCACCGACCAGTACGACCGCTACGTGATGGGCAACACCGCACTGTCGTTCCCCGACGACGCCGGCATGATCCGCATCGACGAGGAGTCGGGCCTCGGCTTCGTCATCTCCACCGACGCCAACGGCCGCTACTGCCAGCTCGACCCGTACCGCGGCGCCCAGCTGGCCCTCGCCGAGGCGTATCGCAACGTGGCCGTCACCGGCGCCGTGCCGGTGGGCATCAGCGACTGCCTCAACTTCGGCTCGCCGGAGAACCCCGAGGTCATGTGGCAGTTCTCCCAGGCCGTTGAGGGTCTGGCGGATGGTTGCCTCGAGCTGGAGATCCCGGTCACCGGCGGCAATGTGTCGTTCTACAACCAGACCGGCGACCAGCCGATCCACCCCACCCCCGTGGTGGCCGTGCTCGGTGTGATCGACGACGTGGCCCGCCGCGTGCCGAGCGGTTGGCAGGACGACGGCCACAACATCTACCTGCTCGGCATCACCCGCGAGGAGCTCGACGGCTCCGCGTGGAGCGCCGTGGTGCACGACCACCTCGGTGGTCTGCCACCCATCGTGGACCTCGGCCGCGAAGCCGACCTCGCCGGCCTACTGCACGCCGCGTCGATCGAGGCTCTGATCGACAGCGCGCACGACCTCTCCACGGGTGGCCTCGCGCAGGCCCTCGCCGAGGCCGTGCTCCGCTTCGGTGTGGGCGCCCGGGTCTGGCTCGGCGACATCCTCGAGCGCGACGGCGTCGACGCATCCGTTGCCCTCTTCTCAGAGTCGACCGGCCGCGTGCTGGTCTCCGTGCCGCGTGAGGACGACGTCAAGTTCCTCGGTCTCTGCGAAGGCCGCGACTACCCGGTGCTGCGTATCGGTGTGACGGATGCGACTGCTCCGGTTCTGGAGATCCAGGACTACTTCACCGTGCCGCTGACCGAACTGCAGTCGCGCCACCGCAGCACGCTGCCGAACGCGTTCGCGTAA
- a CDS encoding amino acid deaminase, whose product MMFEQIASDAAAGRFDDWALSTVIDENIQSPVISKAEFFRLHAAAGIVATWPIGNAGLLHVYGYLLSRVVTPFGLKGDRWRNGELAGQLGLAPAAFLLDAADAAGETVLQRVTDAALPHLAHPAGALGDVLVIDDEVPGVATFFRTTVVSTPGRSGAALVYGVSDVGRMRVVTAFSMASPSPVSLDALAAEPPRMRYNAALATLPPRTGLRRRR is encoded by the coding sequence ATGATGTTCGAGCAGATCGCCAGTGACGCCGCCGCCGGCCGCTTCGACGACTGGGCGCTGTCAACGGTGATCGACGAGAACATCCAGTCGCCGGTGATCTCCAAGGCCGAGTTCTTCAGGTTGCATGCGGCGGCGGGCATCGTGGCGACCTGGCCGATCGGCAATGCCGGCCTGTTGCACGTCTACGGCTACCTGCTCTCGAGGGTGGTCACGCCGTTCGGACTCAAGGGCGACCGCTGGCGAAACGGCGAGCTGGCCGGCCAGTTGGGCCTGGCGCCCGCGGCGTTCCTGCTTGACGCCGCGGATGCGGCCGGCGAAACAGTGCTGCAGCGGGTCACGGATGCGGCGTTGCCGCACCTGGCGCATCCGGCAGGCGCGCTCGGGGACGTTCTGGTCATCGACGACGAGGTGCCCGGGGTCGCCACGTTCTTCCGCACCACGGTGGTGAGCACACCCGGCCGATCAGGCGCGGCCCTGGTCTACGGTGTGTCCGACGTCGGCCGGATGCGCGTGGTCACGGCCTTCTCGATGGCCAGCCCGTCCCCGGTGTCGCTTGACGCCCTCGCGGCCGAACCGCCACGGATGCGCTACAACGCCGCCCTGGCAACGCTCCCGCCGCGCACCGGGCTCCGCCGTCGCCGCTGA
- the lhgO gene encoding L-2-hydroxyglutarate oxidase — translation MGERIAIIGGGIVGVAIARALVLRGLGDVTVFEKEDRLAAHQTGRNSGVVHAGLYYQPGTLKAQLCAAGRISIRDYCAEKNLPYREVGKLVVAVDESELPALADIERRALANGVPGLVRLDGGAQLREIEPHVAGIAAVHSPHTAAVDYTAITEAMAEDVRRNGGTIRTGHEVVALHLEGSAVRVRTADAEQLFDRVIACAGLQSDLVARLVGADPSPKILPFRGEYWALDPARTDLVRGMIYPVPDPRFPFLGVHFTRGVHDDVHVGPNAVPALAREGYSWLAVSPKDTWESLRWPGAAALAQQHWRMGIDEISGSLVKPLYFRKARRFIPELRMRDLTHKTAAGVRAQAWGSDGALLDDFAVDQVGPVTLLRNAPSPAATSSMAIADHLIDHYVFARTTD, via the coding sequence ATGGGCGAGCGCATTGCGATCATCGGCGGCGGCATCGTGGGGGTGGCCATCGCGCGGGCCCTGGTGTTGCGCGGACTCGGCGACGTCACCGTCTTCGAAAAGGAAGACCGGCTCGCCGCGCACCAGACCGGGCGCAACTCCGGGGTGGTGCACGCGGGTCTGTACTACCAGCCGGGAACTCTCAAGGCACAGCTGTGCGCCGCGGGCCGGATCAGCATCCGCGACTACTGCGCCGAGAAGAACCTGCCCTACCGGGAGGTGGGCAAGCTCGTCGTCGCCGTCGACGAGTCCGAGCTGCCGGCCCTGGCCGACATCGAGCGGCGGGCTCTCGCCAACGGGGTACCCGGCCTGGTGCGCCTCGATGGCGGGGCACAGCTCCGCGAGATCGAACCGCATGTGGCGGGCATCGCCGCGGTGCACTCGCCTCACACCGCGGCCGTGGACTACACCGCGATCACCGAGGCGATGGCCGAGGATGTCCGCCGCAACGGCGGCACCATCCGCACCGGCCATGAGGTTGTGGCGCTGCACCTCGAGGGCTCAGCGGTGCGGGTGCGCACGGCCGACGCCGAGCAACTCTTCGACCGGGTGATCGCCTGCGCCGGTCTGCAGTCCGACCTGGTCGCCCGTCTGGTGGGCGCCGACCCGTCCCCGAAGATCCTGCCGTTCCGCGGCGAATACTGGGCGCTGGATCCAGCCCGCACCGACCTGGTTCGCGGCATGATCTACCCGGTGCCCGACCCACGGTTCCCGTTCCTCGGCGTGCACTTCACCCGCGGCGTCCACGACGACGTGCACGTGGGGCCGAACGCGGTGCCGGCGCTGGCCCGGGAAGGCTACAGCTGGCTCGCCGTCTCGCCGAAAGACACTTGGGAGTCGCTACGTTGGCCGGGAGCGGCGGCGCTCGCGCAGCAGCACTGGCGGATGGGCATCGACGAGATCAGCGGCTCGTTGGTCAAACCCCTGTACTTCCGCAAGGCCCGCCGGTTCATCCCCGAATTACGGATGCGCGATCTCACCCACAAGACCGCCGCCGGCGTGCGCGCCCAGGCCTGGGGCAGCGACGGAGCCCTCCTGGACGACTTCGCGGTCGACCAGGTCGGCCCGGTCACGCTGCTGCGCAACGCCCCGTCCCCGGCTGCCACCTCGTCGATGGCCATCGCCGATCACCTCATCGACCACTATGTTTTCGCCCGCACCACAGACTGA